The following proteins are co-located in the Malus sylvestris chromosome 13, drMalSylv7.2, whole genome shotgun sequence genome:
- the LOC126596480 gene encoding uncharacterized protein LOC126596480: protein MGVSSSNRPQIQKMGTLQKFKLLATQYGVAQSPTRSPGTSPFIRFRRRKPTLLMLLTRSSSRRRDPPVPMPQSEKTPPQWNSLKDLFVTKMIEESRGQSLSGGGHWGSWEGNSLIGRGSL, encoded by the coding sequence atggGAGTTAGCAGCAGCAACAGACCTCAAATCCAAAAGATGGGGACTTTACAGAAATTCAAGCTCCTCGCCACGCAGTACGGCGTGGCCCAGAGCCCGACGCGAAGCCCGGGGACGAGCCCGTTTATCCGGTTCCGCCGCCGCAAACCCACCTTGCTGATGCTCCTGACCCGGAGCAGCAGTCGCCGCCGTGACCCGCCGGTTCCGATGCCGCAATCGGAGAAGACTCCGCCTCAGTGGAACAGTTTGAAGGACCTGTTCGTGACGAAAATGATTGAAGAGTCAAGGGGTCAAAGTCTTTCTGGTGGTGGTCATTGGGGAAGTTGGGAAGGAAACTCCCTGATAGGCCGCGGAAGTCTTTAA
- the LOC126596469 gene encoding probable protein phosphatase 2C 15 — protein MASGDRRQRHNMVPLAALISRELKSEKMEKPTVRYGHAAQSRKGEDYFLIKTDGQRVPGNSSAAFTAFAIFDGHNGNAAAVYTRENLLKHVLGAIPRGLGREEWLQALPRALVAGFVKTDKDFQSRGETSGTTATFVIVDGWTVTVASVGDSRCILDTQGGAVSTLTVDHRLEENVEERERVAASGGEVGRLSIVGGAEIGPLRCWPGGLCLSRSIGDMDVGEFIVPIPYVKQVKLSNAGGRLIIASDGIWDAISSEMAAQSCRGLPAELAARQVVKEALRSRGLKDDTTCIVVDIIPPDTTVEPSTPPKKINKFRTLFFRKKSRASANKLSKKLSAVGIVEELFEEGSAMLAERLGSDECTPQSTSGLFMCAVCQVDLAPSEGISVHAGSIFSTSSKPWQGPFLCSDCRNKKDAMEGKRPSGVRVA, from the exons ATGGCGTCCGGAGATAGGCGTCAGCGTCATAATATGGTGCCTCTGGCTGCATTGATCAGCAGAGAGCTGAAGAGTGAGAAGATGGAGAAGCCAACTGTCAGATATGGGCATGCAGCTCAATCCAGGAAAGGGGAGGATTATTTCCTGATCAAGACTGATGGTCAGCGAGTACCCGGGAATTCTTCAGCAGCATTCACCGCATTTGCG ATCTTTGATGGGCACAATGGAAATGCTGCAGCAGTATATACAAGGGAGAATTTGTTAAAGCATGTGTTGGGTGCTATTCCCCGTGGGCTAGGAAGGGAGGAGTGGCTCCAAGCTTTACCTCGAGCCTTGGTTGCTGGGTTTGTGAAGACTGACAAGGATTTCCAGAGCAGAG GTGAAACGTCTGGAACAACAGCTACCTTTGTAATAGTTGATGGATGGACCGTGACAGTTGCATCAGTAGGAGACTCCCGTTGTATCTTAGATACTCAGGGTGGTGCTGTTTCCACCTTAACTGTTGATCACAGACTTGAAGAAAATGTAGAGGA GAGGGAGCGTGTTGCTGCAAGTGGTGGGGAAGTTGGGAGGTTGAGCATTGTTGGTGGTGCAGAG ATTGGTCCCCTCCGTTGTTGGCCAGGGGGGTTATGCCTTTCTAGGTCAATTGGAGACATGGATGTTGGGGAGTTTATAGTTCCAATACCATATGTGAAACAAGTCAAG CTATCAAATGCCGGTGGGAGGCTTATAATTGCTTCGGATGGCATCTGGGATGCTATATCTTCCGAAATGGCAGCACAGTCTTGCCGTGGGTTGCCAGCTGAACTTGCTGCCAGACAAGTTGTGAAG GAGGCATTAAGGTCAAGGGGTCTAAAGGATGATACAACCTGCATAGTTGTTGACATAATCCCTCCTGATACTACGGTAGAGCCTTCAACTCCGCCAAAAAAGATTAACAAGTTTAGGACCCTGTTTTTCAGAAAGAAATCGCGTGCCTCTGCTAATAAACTATCCAAGAAGCTATCGGCTGTGGGTATTGTTGAGGAGTTATTTGAAGAAGGGTCTGCTATGCTTGCTGAAAG GTTGGGCAGCGATGAGTGCACACCACAATCAACATCTGGGCTGTTCATGTGTGCTGTATGCCAAGTTGACCTTGCACCGAGCGAGGGCATATCGGTTCACGCGGGTTCTATCTTCTCAACCAGTTCAAAGCCTTGGCAAGGGCCGTTCCTCTGTTCTGATTGTCGTAACAAGAAGGATGCCATGGAAGGAAAACGCCCTAGCGGAGTCAGAGTAGCATAG
- the LOC126596474 gene encoding nicotinamide adenine dinucleotide transporter 2, mitochondrial-like has translation MGVVAEHSDRQSIRDVICHAGAGASAGAMAATFVCPLDVIKTRLQVHGMPSGQRGSIIVTSLQKILKTEGVKGMYRGLSPTILALLPNWAVYFTVYEQLKGLLHSHVHGSGELTIGENMIAAAGAGAATAISTNPLWVVKTRLQTQGMRPGVIPYKSMRSAFSRITTEEGLRGLYSGILPSLAGVSHVAIQFPAYEKIKSFMAKRDNTTVDKLHPSRVAFASSVSKVIASVITYPHEVVRSRLQEQGQARHIGTQYAGVIDCIKKVFQKEGLRGFYNGCATNLIRTTPSAVITFTSYEMIDRFLRRVVLLENVHSEGHPNSVGHAEPHQGNGGTERAGNDSALRQSQAQTNQTPIPLGTKEPLAARHGRTPPFF, from the exons ATGGGTGTTGTGGCCGAACATTCCGATCGCCAATCTATCAGAGATGTCATCTGCCACGCCGGTGCTGGCGCCTCCGCTG GGGCTATGGCGGCTACGTTTGTCTGCCCCTTGGATGTCATCAAGACTAGGCTGCAGGTCCATGGCATGCCTTCTGGTCAAAGAG GTAGTATCATTGTCACGAGCCtacaaaaaatattaaagacagaAGGTGTGAAGGGGATGTACCGGGGCCTTTCACCTACAATTCTAGCGCTACTTCCAAACTGGGCA GTGTACTTCACAGTTTATGAGCAACTCAAAGGCCTACTCCACTCTCATG TTCATGGCAGCGGAGAACTCACAATTGGTGAAAATATGATTGCTGCTGCTGGTGCCGGGGCTGCCACAGCCATTTCAACAAATCCATTGTGGGTTGTTAAGACCAGACTTCAA ACACAAGGAATGAGGCCTGGTGTGATTCCTTACAAAAGCATGAGATCTGCTTTCTCAAGAATTACAACCGAGGAAGGCTTGCGAGGTTTATATAG TGGGATCTTGCCTTCTTTGGCTGGAGTAAGTCATGTTGCAATTCAATTTCCTGCTTATGAAAAGATAAAGTCTTTCATGGCAAAAAGGG ATAATACAACTGTTGATAAGTTACACCCTAGTAGAGTTGCCTTTGCCTCATCGGTATCAAAAGTAATCGCTTCTGTAATAACATACCCTCACGAG GTTGTGCGCTCGAGGCTGCAAGAGCAAGGGCAGGCCAGACACATTGGAACCCAGTATGCAGGAGTTATTGACTGCATAAAGAAGGTGTTCCAAAAAGAAGGCCTTCGTGGATTCTATAATGGTTGTGCTACTAATCTAATAAGAACCACTCCATCTGCCGTTATTACATTTACCAGTTACGAGATGATAGATAGGTTCTTGCGGAGGGTTGTACTTCTAGAAAACGTGCATTCAGAAGGCCACCCTAACTCTGTTGGCCATGCCGAACCTCACCAGGGAAATGGAGGTACCGAGAGAGCGGGGAATGACTCTGCGTTGCGGCAATCACAAGCCCAAACAAATCAGACTCCAATCCCCCTTGGAACCAAAGAGCCGCTAGCGGCAAGACATGGAAGGACTCCACCTTTTTTTTGA
- the LOC126596479 gene encoding uncharacterized protein LOC126596479 produces MGVSSSNRPQIQKMGTLQKFKLLATQCGVAQSPTRSPRTSPLIQFRRRKPTLLMLLTRSSSRRRDPPVPMPLPEKIPLQRNSLKDLFVSSPPFELNDGRKAESERDTRVESGSLLVVGKEIGGVGPGSPRPAWTGFRYKSLLRRAWRPVLVTIPE; encoded by the coding sequence ATGGGAGTTAGCAGCAGCAACAGACCTCAAATCCAAAAGATGGGGACTTTACAGAAATTCAAGCTCCTCGCCACGCAGTGCGGCGTGGCCCAGAGCCCGACCCGAAGCCCGCGGACGAGCCCGTTGATCCAGTTCCGCCGCCGCAAACCCACCTTGCTGATGCTCCTGACCCGGAGCAGCAGTCGCCGCCGTGACCCGCCGGTTCCGATGCCACTACCGGAGAAGATTCCGCTTCAGAGGAACAGTTTGAAGGACCTGTTCGTGTCGTCGCCACCATTTGAGTTGAACGACGGGAGAAAGGcggagagtgagagagatacGCGGGTAGAGTCGGGTAGTTTGTTGGTGGTAGGTAAAGAAATTGGTGGAGTTGGACCGGGCTCCCCTAGGCCGGCCTGGACCGGTTTCCGTTACAAGTCGTTACTGAGAAGGGCTTGGCGCCCTGTGCTCGTCACTATTCCTgagtaa